The proteins below come from a single Pyramidobacter porci genomic window:
- a CDS encoding D-sedoheptulose-7-phosphate isomerase translates to MDRHTIEAIIAGNLERHRQVCERLAGMMPLVERAAALMIQSLKNDGRVLFCGNGGSAADAQHLAAELSGRYLFNRPALDAEALHVNTSALTAIANDFGYETVFSRHVEAHGRPGDTLVAISTSGGSANVVKAAEAARRKKMRVIAMTGEKDSLLSGMADVVLAVPTAETPRIQEMHILIGHTLCEIIEKNLFEEK, encoded by the coding sequence ATGGACAGGCACACGATAGAAGCGATCATTGCGGGAAATCTGGAACGCCACCGTCAGGTCTGCGAACGTCTGGCCGGTATGATGCCGCTGGTCGAGCGCGCTGCGGCGCTGATGATTCAGTCGCTGAAAAACGACGGGCGCGTTCTTTTCTGCGGCAACGGCGGCTCGGCCGCCGACGCTCAGCATCTCGCCGCGGAACTTTCCGGACGATATCTTTTCAACCGGCCGGCGCTCGACGCCGAAGCATTGCATGTCAACACGTCGGCGCTCACCGCGATCGCCAATGATTTCGGTTACGAGACGGTTTTTTCGCGGCACGTCGAGGCGCATGGGCGCCCCGGAGACACGCTGGTGGCGATTTCGACCAGCGGCGGCAGCGCCAACGTCGTGAAAGCGGCCGAAGCCGCGCGCCGCAAAAAAATGCGCGTCATTGCCATGACGGGGGAAAAAGACTCGCTTCTGTCCGGCATGGCGGACGTCGTGCTGGCGGTGCCGACGGCCGAGACGCCTCGGATTCAGGAAATGCACATTCTGATCGGACACACGCTGTGTGAAATCATTGAAAAAAACCTTTTTGAAGAGAAGTGA